Proteins encoded in a region of the Mercenaria mercenaria strain notata chromosome 1, MADL_Memer_1, whole genome shotgun sequence genome:
- the LOC123541134 gene encoding toll-like receptor 1, whose product MTRTGTNMIFGMYTYIVIVTCLSITCVCLLEDEKCTFESDMLTCDNMVPPTVPPGVTEVYITIDSYTVYFEDEMFADKSWETVSVLDIYAQSYERKPNFHVRFQDGCFKSLPKLTELRFHGDRISFFDAEALASNDHLKVLEFSSCPLMEFDYFLKSLLRVNITIDKLTLSHISSGSGDYCKIDDQFIQMIARCGVSNLNLSNSNVIVQSIPDLPKRPNPLRSLDLSKVYFSHLGMNNDMRSIYETYDYLTDGLISLNVSEFPLERYIQPKPLDSKDITHCAQLNYKNIKFLFKIENVYADAIFKSNTVIIDNIFINISTCSVKLKTFQFRRNRVKYVNMTLYLPTQNNVTKFDISFNEIIYFSPYAFKTATSLLTLNLDNNKLGQMENLPEFGELLHDLASLKYFSIAGNRISSLPYDFFRGNSYLQVVDLSENIFETITFKVTNMHYLLVLNLSFNRIHFLEGKSLENVQIYLTRYDKNKVILDFSGNPIECSCKSVNFIEWILSDLQPHLKHRYTCDMEGKTTEIDDHSLQKSKYYLCYRTCIIVAGSICAFFILHLCASGCVLLIVTKKMRREKNAQELFLKNFLKRRLKEQYLCQISYASEDEICVLDTINPNLKRALNKHVAIERDCICLGDTHFNLGRPIIEEILRCISKSCVMIYVISEYFCRSQWCQMELREAYEINKPIILILKGEVPENEMPDLLSTIFNRYTRAKLVIEDGQYKLIPDWKSLCESIIKLAANSYVDKLNNEKRKNNNKQEDITIV is encoded by the coding sequence ATGACCCGTACAGGAACAAACATGATATTTggaatgtatacatatattgttattGTCACATGTCTTTCAATCACGTGCGTATGTTTGTTGGAAGATGAAAAATGCACGTTCGAATCGGACATGCTCACATGCGACAACATGGTTCCGCCCACAGTGCCGCCAGGTGTAACGGAAGTGTATATAACTATTGACAGTTACACTGTGTATTTTGAAGACGAGATGTTCGCTGATAAAAGCTGGGAGACAGTAAGTGTATTAGATATATACGCGCAATCCTATGAACGGAAACCAAATTTTCATGTTAGATTTCAAGATGGATGTTTCAAGTCCTTACCTAAGCTTACAGAACTTCGTTTCCACGGAGACAGAATATCTTTCTTTGATGCAGAAGCACTCGCAAGCAATGATCATTTAAAAGTGCTTGAATTTTCATCGTGTCCATTGATGGAATTTGATTATTTTCTTAAATCCCTTTTAAGAGTAAACATAACGATAGATAAACTAACACTGAGTCATATCTCAAGCGGAAGTGGTGACTATTGTAAAATTGATGACCAGTTTATCCAGATGATAGCAAGATGCGGGGTTAGCAATTTAAATCTCAGCAACTCTAATGTTATTGTTCAAAGCATCCCAGATTTGCCAAAACGTCCTAACCCTTTGAGGAGCCTTGACTTGTCAAAAGTGTACTTCAGTCACCTTGGTATGAATAACGATATGAGAAGCATTTATGAAACATACGATTACCTCACGGATGGTCtaatttcattaaatgtttctGAATTTCCATTGGAGCGCTACATCCAACCAAAACCTCTTGATTCAAAAGATATTACTCATTGCGCTCAGCTAAACTACAAGAATAttaaattcctttttaaaattgaaaacgtGTATGCTGATGCAATTTTTAAGTCGAACACAGTTATCATAGACAACATATTCATAAACATTTCAACTTGTTCGGTGAAgttgaaaacatttcagtttaGACGAAACCgtgtaaaatatgttaatatgaCACTTTACTTACCTACACAAAACAACGTTACCAAGTTTGATATATCATTCAacgaaattatttatttttctccaTATGCATTCAAAACTGCAACATCTTTATTGACCCTGAATCTTGACAATAACAAGTTAGGACAAATGGAAAATCTACCAGAATTTGGCGAACTACTTCATGATTTAGCCTCGTTGAAGTATTTTAGTATTGCTGGAAATAGAATTTCAAGTTTACCTTACGACTTTTTTAGAGGTAATTCGTATTTACAAGTCGTAGACTTGTCGGAGAATATATTTGAGACAATTACATTCAAAGTAACCAATATGCACTATTTACTTGTgctaaatttaagttttaatcgtATACATTTCCTTGAGGGAAAATCACTTGAAAATGTTCAGATATATTTAACGCGGTATGACAAAAACAAAGTTATTCTAGATTTTTCTGGAAACCCAATTGAATGCAGTTGTAAAAGTGTTAATTTTATAGAATGGATACTATCTGACTTACAACCGCATTTGAAACATAGGTACACGTGTGACATGGAAGGTAAGACAACTGAAATCGATGACCATTCCTTGCAAAAGTCAAAATACTATCTATGTTACCGCACCTGTATTATCGTGGCTGGTTCTATTTGTGCTTTCTTTATACTGCATCTCTGTGCGTCAGGCTGTGTTTTGCTGATTGTAACGAAAAAGATGCGAAGAGAAAAAAATGCTCAGGAGCTTTTTCTTAAGAACTTCTTAAAAAGAAGATTGAAGGAGCAATATCTTTGTCAGATCTCATATGCAAGTGAAGATGAAATCTGTGTTTTAGACACCATAAATCCTAATTTGAAACGCGCTTTAAACAAACATGTTGCAATTGAGCGTGATTGTATTTGTCTCGGAGACACGCATTTCAATTTGGGCCGTCCTATTATTGAGGAAATCCTACGGTGTATTTCCAAGTCATGTGTCATGATTTATGTGATCTCTGAATATTTCTGTCGGAGTCAGTGGTGTCAAATGGAATTGCGGGAAGCATATGAAATCAACAAACCAATTATATTGATTTTGAAAGGGGAAGTACCAGAAAATGAAATGCCAGACCTGCTGTCGACCATATTTAACCGGTATACCAGAGCAAAACTTGTCATCGAAGATGGACAATATAAGCTCATTCCGGACTGGAAATCTCTATGCGAGTCAATTATCAAGTTAGCTGCCAACAGTTATGTTGACAAGCTGAATAATGAAAAGCGAAAGAATAACAATAAGCAGGAGGATATAACCATTGTTTAA